CACCTTGGCATTGCCTTTCAAAATGTTGTCGGCCGCTTCTGCCTCAATAATTGCACCATGCAAATTTTTCTTCCAGTCGTCTCCGCCCCCTTCTCCTGGGTGGCCACTGTCCAAACCGCGGATCACGATCTTGTCGATGTCGGGAGAATACCAGTTGTTGTCATCAATCAGGATTGTGTTGGTTCCAGCGTTCAACGGAAGGGTCACATCATATGTTCCCACCGTATCCCAGTCGACTGTCTTGGACGGTTCTTCAAATTGCTTCTCCCCGCCGTTCGCACTAATATTGAATGGCCGCGAATCACCTGAAATGTAGTAAACGGAAATTTTATAATTTCCTGTTTCACTTACAGTGACATTGTTAAATTGCAAGGAACTGCCTTGGTACATGCCTCCGACCTTTTTGCCGCCTGAAGCCGTCGGGCTATCAGAGATTTGCGCGTTGCCAAGCAAAATATTCCCCTCGGCCTCGGCTTCATAGGTATTCATATCATCGGCGTGAGCTGTTCGGGCGAACTGGCCCCCGCCAACTACCAAACAAAAAATGATAAAGAATACAAATCCTTTTTTCATCATCCGTCCCAACATAACATGCCTCCATTTTCTAATGATTGAGTTAGGTCTCCCTATGCCTATTCCTGCAGTGGTTCACAGCTATTATCTGTAATCGCTTTCATAAAGAGCTGTTAAATCCCCTCTCTCCCCCTTCCTTTCCTATATGCCTAATTGTAAAAAGGAGGAGGGGGATGTTCCATACCACAATGTTACTATTCATACAGGAAAGCCTCTTTCATTTGCCATATCATGGGGTAGTAAGAGGGAGCCTATCCAAATCATGTTCAAGGAAAACAGGAGTCTGAATATCAGCTTTACCAGACAGCCTCTATCGTCACATACTTTTCCTGTATTCGTTAGGTGTTACGCCCTGTGTCTTCAGGAATAGAGAAATAAAATAGGATGTACTCTCATAGCCCACGGTCTGCGCGATATCGTGAATCTTGAGCGAGCCGTCTGCCAGCAGTTCCCTGGCTTTATCCAATCTGATGCGTGTCAGATAATCGTGGATCGTCATCCCTGTTTTGTCCTTAAAAATGGATCTCAAATAGTTCGGTGACAAATAGACCTGATCAGACAGGCTGTTAATGGTAATCGGCTGGTTGTAATTCTGGTCGATGAGGGTACGGACCTTGTGAATCAGTTTTGCATTTTTGTCCATAAACCGCTCGCCCAGCATGCTCACCGCATCTTCCGCAGTACCGAGAATCAGATCCTCGATTTCATGCAGAGTCAGTGCATTATAGATGGAATGATACAGCTCAGCCCGCTTTGGAACGGGTTTATGAAGCTGCTCCAGCAGTTCATTCACGAGATCTATCGACCAGTCGCAGATGATTTTTTTCTTGACTCTCAGTGTTGCCAATCCCTCAATATACCCGTGCAGCTTCTGTGCCGCCCATTCAAAATCCAGTCGGTTAATGGAATCGAACCATTCCTTTTGATCAAAAGGGGGCATATGCTCTGTATAAAACTGATTCGTAACGGTGCCAGCATGAATAATTGCGCCTGTACCTTCATAGAAACGCTCATTCAAGATGGTTCGTGTCTCTTCGTACAGACAGTGAATATGGGATAACGCGGTCTCTTGTCCGCCTACAGCAGCCGTCACCGTAAAATCCAGGGCACTACGGATAGCCTCAGCCAAGTCCTCCCACGCATAATATCCCGGCTGCTGTGCCGCTTCCATAAATACACCGGTCTCTCCTTCCTTGTAATCCACAAAGATCGCTTTCAGGTTCTTCGCCTTGAAGAAATGATCGAGAAAAGACACCAGCCGCCCTGTACATTCCTCCAGACTTTGCTGTTCTCCTTCGGCCTCCTTCGGATCGATACTAAACAAGGCCATTGCATATCGGGTGGTCTCAGGTTGCCGGGTTAGACGGCTGAAACTAAAAGCGAGATCAATAGCACGATCCTCGTTTTTTTCGTAAGATAACTCCTTCAGGATATTGGCTTTGGCCGCCTCCATGGAACGGTTCTTAATTCCAACTTCGTCACAACGCTGTTTAACTTTACTGACAACGCTTTCAATTTCATTTAAATCCAAAGGTTTTAGCATATATCCCACGGCCCCTACGTTTATAGCCGATTTTACATATTGAAATTCATCGTGTCCGGTTAGAAACATCACCTGGATCGAGTCGTAGCTCTCATGTATCTTTCTCGCCAGATCAATACCGTTCATGATCGGCATCTGAACATCGGTAAGAACGATATCAGGCTGGGTGGCCTCAATCTTCTCCAAGGCCTCCCTGCCGTTACTCGCCGTTCCCATGATATAGATACCCATCTCTTCCCAACGGATATAATCCCTCATCATCTCAAGTCCCAGTTCTTCATCGTCTACCAAAAAAATACTGTACATCAACGTCCCCTCCCTTTGTATCTTTCTGTCTCTATTATATGTTTTTCCCTCCGTGGGACCATGGTCCATATAAATGAAAGTTATTTTCAAGTATAGATCGTTATTTTACCAACTGCAGCTCGCTATTGAAATAGTAACTTTCGCCTGCTTCGGCATGAAGGATCGTTCTTTGTTTGCCCCAACAAATGGTGAACGTTCCTGCAGAGAAAGTATGAATGTTCGTAGAAATTAACTGTCCGTTCTCCCAGACGATGTCAACCTCGGCATTCCCTTTTGCTCTCAGTCCGGTTATTGAGCCTGTGCTCCATGCCTGTGGCAGCGCTGGGAGAAGGTGAATCTCGCCCGCATAACTTTGCAGCAGCATCTCCGCTACGACAGCTGTACCGCCGAAATTTCCATCAACGACAAAAATATTACTCTCTGCTCCAGCAATTCCGGATTTGGAATAGGTGAACAGATTATCGAAGCACAGGCCGCCGATCAAATGTGAGAGGTGTTTATATGCCGTCTCCCCATCATGCAATCTCGCAAAACCCAGTCCAAACAAAGCAGCTGTAAATTCAACATCCTCCAACTCTTCCTGGACCATGCGGTTCTCCAACGTTATCCGTACTGCCGCACTGAGTTCCGGTGTATGGTCAGGTGTAATCTGATTGTCTGGATATAGCGCATACATATGAGACAAATGCCGATGCTCCGGCTGCGCCTCCTCATAATCCTCCAGCCACTCCTGTAACTGCCCTTTCTTGCCGATCTGTAGAGGTGGAAGCTTGCCAATTGCTTCTTCGAGCTTGCGTCCGAGTTCTTTGTCTTTGTTCAAAAGTTCAACTGAATTAAGACAAAATTCAAAGAGCCTGCGCACCAGCATCTGGTCCATTGTCGTTCCCATGGACAGCTGTTGTACCCTTTCTCTCGAATTACCGGGATAGAAATGGTTCTCCGGCGAATTGGAAGGACCCGTCACCAGCCAACCGTTCCGAGGATGCTCACACATGTAATCCAGATAGAAGGCCGCGGATTCTTTAAGTACAGGATAGGCCACATTCTCTAGGAAAACACGATCCTGACTGTACTCATAATGCTCAATCAGGTGTGTAGCCAGCCATAATCCGCCTGTAACGTTCAGCCCCCACGAGGTTTCCCATCCAGGCAGCGTAAAGCCCCATACATTGGAGAAGACATGAGCGACCCATCCGTCGCATCCATATACGTTACGAGCCGTTTCCCTGCCCGCCTGTGCCAGATCCTCAATATACCGAAATAACGGAAGATGACTCTTACTCAGGTTCGTAATTTCTGTAGGGAAATAATTCATCTGAGTATTCACATCAAGGTGATAATCACAGCTCCAGCCCATTCGGCACGCTTCACCATCATTCCAGATTCCCTGGAGATGGAGTGGCAATGGAGAGTTCTTGCGAGATCCCGCAATGGTCAGATACCGTCCATATTGGAAAAACAAGGCGAACAGCTGCGGATCTTCATCCCCACCACTCTGTTCCAACAAACAAATACGCTGATCTGTAGTGAGGCCGGACTTCCCCTTGACCCCGAGCTGAATATCTACCTTGTCAAATTGCTCACAGTAATCGCGGATATGGTCCTCCCTCAGTGAGGTATAACCTTTATTTAAAGCTTTCACCAGCGTATAATTGCTCTCTGTTTTCCAATCCGAATCTGTACGACGATAATCCGTGCTTACACTAAAATAAATCCAAGCCTCATCCGCTCCGGTCACGGTCAATCGGTTTCCATCTTTCCTAGCGATGGTCCCCCCGGATACAACCAACTTCAACAGGCCCTTAGCCCATACACCGCAAGTTCCATCACTATGTACATTTTCCGTTGCCTGTCCTTGGAATTCAAGCGTGTTGTCATCTAAGACTGCAACCTTGAATGATTCCGTTCCCCCTTCCAAACCTAGCGTAAAGGATACGCCACCAGGAGCTTCGCTCCAAATTCGGGAGGCCACTATATCATCGGCGTGAGAAGCGTAAACTTCACGTCGAATCGTGGTGTTGTCATCTTTCCAGAACGCCCCAGCCAGTGCATGAGTCAGATCCAGCTCACGTTGGAAGCTTCCAGCTTCATCAGAACCCGGATTCCTCTTCTCAAAATCAATAACAACTTCACATAATCCAAGATGGGTGCCGAAATTACGCTTCTTTGGCTGCAGATGCTGTTTGACAAGACGATCCCCTTCATCATAATCACCCGAGAAAAAATAGCTGCGCATCTCTTCCAATGCAGCCTTGCCTCCCGCCGGAGGATACTCCGCGTCAATCTGTCCTGACCAGTAGGTAACCTCACTCATACTCCACACCTCACGATGCGAAGACGCCATAACCACTGCTCCTATTCTACCATTGCCCAGCGGCAGGCCTTGAGACCAATCCACAGCAGGTATTGAATACCATAAAGTAAAATCGTTCATATCATGTCCTCCAGTCCCCAAACAAATAAACGCGCGATCTGTGAGATACAAAAGCGCGCGTTTGACTTTGTTTTTATTTTAAAATCGATCATGGTTCCGCTTAATTATTTGACTCCGATCCGTTTTCCTTCACGGTCAATCTGAAGATTTTGGATTCCGCCGGTTCCAGCGAGACAATAAGCTCTCCAGACGTTTCCCCTTGTGAGCCTTCCCACAGATCTTGCACATTGTATAGGGCATTGGCGTTTAGCCCGGCCCGTTTCAGCGAGATGGATTTCTCCGCAGCCTGTGCAGCATCAAAGTTGAAGACGGCGAGATAGAAACTCTTTTCTTCCAGCGATTCGAGGACAAACACGTCAGAAGACAGCTTCCCCAGATCACCTTCAACTGGACGGAAGGTTTTGCCCATACGAGCAACGTTCAAAATATCCGTGTTACCAAGCCAAGCTCTTGCCCGTTCGGCAGCTTCCTCTTTGCGGAAGTCATCTCCGAGCAGGAGCACCGTTCCGGCAATAACTGAAGCGGTCAGGCGGCTGCGTCCTTCATGCCAGCCGGTAGCTTCCTGATTGAAGCTCTTGTATAACACGGAATGATCCGGATCATTGTAGCGATAGAGCGTATTGCTCATCCACCAGCCGTGTGTCAACGAGTTCAACAGATATTCAGTATCCGCAAGTGTACCGAAGACATCACAGGAAATACGGCGGCTGTGGGCAAATGCATACGGAAATAATGGAGCGATGGACAAGTTTATGAAAAATGGCCGTCCGATTAC
The nucleotide sequence above comes from Paenibacillus sp. W2I17. Encoded proteins:
- a CDS encoding response regulator — protein: MYSIFLVDDEELGLEMMRDYIRWEEMGIYIMGTASNGREALEKIEATQPDIVLTDVQMPIMNGIDLARKIHESYDSIQVMFLTGHDEFQYVKSAINVGAVGYMLKPLDLNEIESVVSKVKQRCDEVGIKNRSMEAAKANILKELSYEKNEDRAIDLAFSFSRLTRQPETTRYAMALFSIDPKEAEGEQQSLEECTGRLVSFLDHFFKAKNLKAIFVDYKEGETGVFMEAAQQPGYYAWEDLAEAIRSALDFTVTAAVGGQETALSHIHCLYEETRTILNERFYEGTGAIIHAGTVTNQFYTEHMPPFDQKEWFDSINRLDFEWAAQKLHGYIEGLATLRVKKKIICDWSIDLVNELLEQLHKPVPKRAELYHSIYNALTLHEIEDLILGTAEDAVSMLGERFMDKNAKLIHKVRTLIDQNYNQPITINSLSDQVYLSPNYLRSIFKDKTGMTIHDYLTRIRLDKARELLADGSLKIHDIAQTVGYESTSYFISLFLKTQGVTPNEYRKSM
- a CDS encoding glycoside hydrolase family 95 protein, translated to MNDFTLWYSIPAVDWSQGLPLGNGRIGAVVMASSHREVWSMSEVTYWSGQIDAEYPPAGGKAALEEMRSYFFSGDYDEGDRLVKQHLQPKKRNFGTHLGLCEVVIDFEKRNPGSDEAGSFQRELDLTHALAGAFWKDDNTTIRREVYASHADDIVASRIWSEAPGGVSFTLGLEGGTESFKVAVLDDNTLEFQGQATENVHSDGTCGVWAKGLLKLVVSGGTIARKDGNRLTVTGADEAWIYFSVSTDYRRTDSDWKTESNYTLVKALNKGYTSLREDHIRDYCEQFDKVDIQLGVKGKSGLTTDQRICLLEQSGGDEDPQLFALFFQYGRYLTIAGSRKNSPLPLHLQGIWNDGEACRMGWSCDYHLDVNTQMNYFPTEITNLSKSHLPLFRYIEDLAQAGRETARNVYGCDGWVAHVFSNVWGFTLPGWETSWGLNVTGGLWLATHLIEHYEYSQDRVFLENVAYPVLKESAAFYLDYMCEHPRNGWLVTGPSNSPENHFYPGNSRERVQQLSMGTTMDQMLVRRLFEFCLNSVELLNKDKELGRKLEEAIGKLPPLQIGKKGQLQEWLEDYEEAQPEHRHLSHMYALYPDNQITPDHTPELSAAVRITLENRMVQEELEDVEFTAALFGLGFARLHDGETAYKHLSHLIGGLCFDNLFTYSKSGIAGAESNIFVVDGNFGGTAVVAEMLLQSYAGEIHLLPALPQAWSTGSITGLRAKGNAEVDIVWENGQLISTNIHTFSAGTFTICWGKQRTILHAEAGESYYFNSELQLVK